From the genome of Acidaminococcus sp.:
GGTTTGGCACCCTTGACAGGTCTGGCATTTTTGGCATCCCTGGCATGTCTGGCAAGACTGGCACCCCTGACAAGTCTGGCAGCAGTTGGCCTGGCAACAGTTTCCCGAAAAGGCCTCCTCTAGTTTGTTCACCGCTGTTTCCAGGGCTGCCACGTTGATTTTCTTCACCTTGTCATAGTTCATCGAGGAAAGGTCGATGGAAATCTTCGTCTTTGTGGCAAGGTTTTCCAGTCCCGACTGGATGTCCGTCAGGTCCTTCTTCCATACAATCTCGTTCTGACTTGCCATTATGGCCCTCCTCCCGAATCATCCGAACAGTTACAGTTGCCACCAGAGCAGTTGCAGTCACATTGCCCTCTCGTCTGGCAGGTGCAGTTTCTCGAGCTGCACTGGCTGATGCTCTGGCAGGTTTGGCAGGAACTGGACTGACATTTCTGGCTCTGACATCCCTGGCAGGTCTGGCATTTCTGGCACGACTGGCAGAAGGTGCAGTTTCCGCAGTTGTCCACATTGGCCCCGTAGGCATTGAGCTGTTCCAGGGCCGTCTGGAGTTCCGTCACATGGATGGCCTTCACCTTCAGCTCACTGGTATCTGTGAGGGCTGTCGTGTCCGTGAAGGTGGTTTTATTGATGGTTCCGTTCTTTGCCATGGTTCTTCTCCAATAGCTTCTGCCCGTACTGCTGAATGGCCATGAGGACCGGGGTAAAGACGGCCCGTTTGAACTTGCAGTAAGATTCCTTCCGGGCCTTGTCCCCCACCAGCTTGCAGCCTCCCTGGCAAAAGGCGAGGGCCGTGCAGGATAAGCACTCTTTTCTGTGTTCACGAGTATGATCTCCCGCAAGGATCCGCTGCAAATACGAAAAGTAACAATCACGGATGGTGCCAACCTTCCGTGATGTATTATGGCAAGGGTAGAGATTTCCCTGGAGATCCAGATTCAACACCGTGAGACCATTCCCGCAGGCAGCAGTATACCGATTCCACTTTCCTTTTCCTGTCAGGTAGAATTCCTTCAAAGCATGGAATAACTGGAGGATGTAAGCTTCTTCTGTGTACCTTTCTACAGGAACCCTTTTCCCGAAGCCATCCAGGAACCGGAGGGTCATTTCCTTCATCTCCCGCGTTACCCGTCCGTAGTCGATAGCCAGCAGGTCCTTCTTAGGAAGGCCGGTATCCATGATTTCATCCAGGTTCACCGCAATTTGGTAGCCATGGATGGCGCTGTACTCTTCCGAAATCTGCTGGAAAGCCTGGAGGACTTCCCTGGGATAGGCTTTGGCGGAAAGAACCGCAGAAAGACAGAGATGTTCCAGGGCCAGGATCCGTTCCCGGATTTCCGGCACGGAAAACACATCATACCCTCTCGTTTCCTTCACATGAGGCCCATCCCAGGAAACACAGACCGTGAAATTCCGGGCATTAAAAAAACGGACCATTTCGTCCGTCAGTGCCCGTCCATTGG
Proteins encoded in this window:
- a CDS encoding SPASM domain-containing protein is translated as MKYLRRNINTVFLMLGNSCNMNCAYCLQHPLVHKPLTKDVNPEIYDFLEEISRENARPLHLQFYGGEPLLYFGTIQEVTKEIEKRKLPMTFGIITNGRALTDEMVRFFNARNFTVCVSWDGPHVKETRGYDVFSVPEIRERILALEHLCLSAVLSAKAYPREVLQAFQQISEEYSAIHGYQIAVNLDEIMDTGLPKKDLLAIDYGRVTREMKEMTLRFLDGFGKRVPVERYTEEAYILQLFHALKEFYLTGKGKWNRYTAACGNGLTVLNLDLQGNLYPCHNTSRKVGTIRDCYFSYLQRILAGDHTREHRKECLSCTALAFCQGGCKLVGDKARKESYCKFKRAVFTPVLMAIQQYGQKLLEKNHGKERNHQ